The DNA segment GGGTGCTGGCCCGACGCAGCGTCAGCGACCCGAGCGAGATCGCCTACTACGTCTGTTACGGCCCGGTCGCCTCCCGACTGAAAGACCTGGTCAAAGTGGCTGCCGCGAGGTGGGCGGTGGAGGAGTGCTTCCAGACCGCGAAGGGAGAGTGCGGCCTGGACCACTACCAGGTACGGCTCTACCGGGCCTGGTACCGCCACATCACCCTGGCGATGGCCGCCCTTGCCTACCTGACCGCCATCCGCGCCACAGAAGCCACAAAAGGGGCACTCTCGACGACGAGCAAGACCTCATACCCCTCAGCGTCCCGGAGATCCGCCGACTGATGGGCCACGTCGTCGTCACGCGCCACTGCCACAACAACGAGCACCATCTGCACTGGTCACGCTTCCGACGACGCAGCCAGGCCCGTGCCCGCCGCTCCCACTACAAACGCCGAGGCCACATTCTCCAGATGCGGTTGCAGTATTAGGCACTTTTGACCAGCCCCGCGTCTGCATCTCGGTGATCAGCTCACCGAATGGTCCCCTGGCCGCGTTTTCGACAGGGAAGCCCGTGGCCTGCTTGATGTCGTCAAGGACCGGGATCTTCACCGTGAGCACGTTGTAGTCGGCGTCGGCGAGCAGCCCCCGGATCTCCTTCTCGCTGCGGACGTTGGGGCGTACTCGGTTGAGGAGCACCCACATCGGCGGGGCGGTGCGTGAGGGCCTGTCGAACGCCGAGCGGCCGACCATGGTCTTGACCGGGGTGGAAGTGCGCGGCTGGTGAACACGCTGATAGTCGGCCATGGAAGGTTCCATGTGGACGATGACCAGGTCAGCCACCTTGAGCACGCTGTCGGCGATGTGCGGGTGGTTCTCGGTGTGACCGACATCGACGATGTCGATCCCGTCTTCTCCGAGCGGCGTGTACTCCTCAGCGAACTTGGCGGAGGCGTTGTGCTCGACAGAGAAGGGGAAGCCGGCGAGTTCGGACCACTGCGTGAGGTGCTCGGATTCGTCCGCGTCCCACAGCTGCACACGGTATCCAGCTTCGTGGAAGGCGTGTCCCATCATGCCGGTGTCGGTCGTCTTGCCCATACTTCGTGGGCTGATGTTGGCGATCAGCACGGCGGGGTCTCTCCTCATGCGGTGGCTACCTTCCGCATGATGCTGCCCACGTCTCGCGTGCCGCGAGGACGGGCACCACGTCACAAGTCGCGACCGCCTTGCTTCTGAACGAAAAAAGAGCACTGCACGCCGCGTTGACGGGGTGCAGGGCTTCGGAGGGCGCTGTCACGTTGTTGGGTGTGTGAGTGTCTGATGGTGCGTCGGGGCGTGGTGGGCGTGCGTTTCGGGCCTGGGGTCAGGCCGTAGTGGACCGGCCGGCGGCGGCGGTGGCCTGGTCCCAGATGTCGAAGCGGTGGTCATCTCGGTGCGGTATTCGGTGGCGGTCACCAGGTGGCGGCGTGGTCGGAAGTGGGGTGAGATGCTGCTGAACGCGGCGAGGAACTGCTGGGCTCCGCCGACGCTGCGCAAGCCTTTCATGGCGCGTTCGCGTTGCCGGGTCGGCCGATGACTGTTCTCGGCCCGGTTGTTGAGGCCCTTGTGGGCACGGTGCTCGACTGAGGGCATGACCTCGCGGTGGGCGGCGCCGTAGGAGCGCAGCTTGTCGGTGACGATCACCCGCGGCACCGTACGGGTCTTCTTCAGCAGTCCGCGGAAGAACCGCCGGGCCGCGGCGGTGTCCCGCCGGTTCTGGAGAAGGATGTCCAGGACGGTGCCGTCGGCGTCCACAGCCCGCCACAGGTACTTGTGCTCGCCGTTGATCTTCACGAAGACCTCGTCCAGGTCCCACTTGTCGCCCGGCTGCACACGCCGGCGACGCAGGCTGCTGGCGCAGGCCTGCCCGAACTTCGCACACCACCGGCGCACTGTCTCGTGGGAGACGACCACACCGCACTGCAGCAACAGCTCCTCGACCTCGCGGAAGCCGAGCGGGAAGCGGAAGTACAGCCACACGCAGTACGCGATGACTCGACCGGGTACCGGTGCCCCTTGCACGACGGCGACACGGACGACACGAGCGAACCCCTCCCCAACACGACCAACTCCAAGATCATCCCAAGCCCGTCAGCCAACGTGACAACGCCGTCCGGCGGGACGCCGAACTGCCTCGAAGGCAGCTTCGGCGCCCGTGTGGGCCCCGCCCGTCCGATAGAGCCGCGCCGGCCAGTAGGCCGCCTTTTCCTGGAACGGCAACAAAGATTGCCCCGGCGGGCGACATGCTCCACCCTTTGCGGCGGAGGTGATCGCCGTGACCGGCGCAAACAACAACACCAAGGACCGGACCTCGTACGACGTGATCGTGATAGGCGGCGGGGCGGGCGGGCTGAACACCGCGCTCGTACTCGCGCGGGCCCGTCGCACCGTCGCCGTCGTCGACGCGGGGGAGCCGCGCAACGCTCCCTCGGCTCACATGCACAGCTTCCTCTCCCGTGACGGCGTTCCCCCGTCCACCGTCCTCGAAATCGGCCGCGAGGAGATCGCGCGCTACGGCGCGGTCCGGATCGAGGGCCGGGTGGACCAGGTGGAGGCCGGCGAGGACGGGGGGTATGTGGTCCGCCTCGAAGGCGGCGCGACCCTGGACGCCCGCCACGTCGTGCTCGCCACCGGCCTGCGCGACGAGCTGCCCGAGATTCCGGGCGTGCGCGCGATGTGGGGCGAGGACGTGCACTTCTGCCCGTACTGCCACGGTTTCGAGGTCCGCGACCGTCCGATCGTCGTGCTCGGAGTGCACCCCGCCTCCCCGGGCCAGGCGCTGCTCCTTCGCCAGTGGTCGCCGCACATCGTGTACGTACCGCACAGCCAGCCGCTCACGGACGAGGAGCGCGAGCGCATGGACGCTCGCGGGGTCGAGGTCGTCGAGGGCCCCGTGTCCACGCTCCTGCGCAAGGAAGGCAGGCTGTACGCCGTCGAACTCGCCGACGGGCGGACGCTGGAGTGCGCGGGGGTGTTCCTCTTCCCGACGATGACCCCGAACGACGGGGCCTTCGACGGCCTCGGCTGCGAGCGGAACGAGCAGGGCTGGCTGGTCACCGACCCGGCCGGCCGCACCAGCCGCCCCGGCCTGTGGGCCGTGGGCAATGTGGTGGACTCGCGGGCCCAGGCTGTCACGGCGGCCGGCATGGGCGCGCAGGCCGCCTTCTACCTCAACCACGACCTCGTGGACGAGGAGATCGAGCGCGACCTCGCCGCGCACCGCGCCGCCACCGGCCGCGCGTCCCAAACGCCCGTGCCCGCGTCCTGACCACACGGACGGCCTCCCGGACACGGGCTCGCGCCCGCCCCCGGCTCACCCGCCGGGGGCGGGCGCGGGCCGCGTCGGGTGCGCGCGTACATGCATGCGCTCGCCCTGGCGGCCGAAGAGGCTCAGGACCTCGACCGGGCTCTCCCCGGCGCTGCCGAACCAGTGCGGCAGCCGGGTCTCGAACTCGGCCACCTCGCCGGCCTCAAGGATCAGATCGTGGTCGGCCAGGACCAGCCGCAGCCGCCCGGAGAGCACGTACAGCCACTCATACCCCTCGTGGGTGCACAGCTCAGGGGTGTCGCGGCTGGCCGGCAGGACCATCTTGTAGCTCTGCAAGGGGCCGGGCTGTCGGGTCAGCGGGAGCACCGTGTTGCCGTTCACCGCATGCGCCTTGAGCCGGACGCGGGGATCGCCCACCTCGGGCGCGCCGACCAGTTCGTCGAGGGGGACCCGGTGGGCCTGGGCGATGGGCAGCAGCAGTTCGAGGCTGGGTCTGCGCTGCCCCCCTTCGAGGCGCGACAGGGTGCTCTTGGAGATTCCGGTGGCCTCCGACAGTGCGGCGAGGGTGACACCACGAGCGGTGCGCGCGCGCTTGAGCCGGGGACCGACAGCGGACAGGGCCTGGGCGATCGTCAGTGACTGCTCCACGTCGCCATTAGACCGAGCGGTTCCTCGAATCGCAACTATGGATGCCGAGTTGGGGAAGAGGCACGGCTCGCACCGCCGAGGCACGGTTGGCCGAGGCGGTGCGAGGCGGGGTGAGGCAAGGGGGGACAGGCGTCCCCGGGGTGGGTCAGGGGTCCACGGGGTGGGTCACAGGCCGAGGGACCGGCCGATCAGCTCCTTCATCACCTCTGTCGTTCCGCCGTAGATCGTCTGCACCCGGCTGTTGGCCCACTCGCGGGAGATCGGGCTCTCCTTCAGATAGCCGTAGCCGCCGTGGATCTGAAGGCAGCGGTTGGCGATGTCGACCTGGAGCTCCGTCGTCCACCACTTCACCTTCGCGGCGTCCGTCACCGAGAACCGGCCGGCGTTGAGTTCGGCCACACAGTGGTCGAGAAACACCTGCGCTATCGTCAGTTCGGTTTCCATGGTGGCGAGTTGGAAGCGCGTGTGCTGGAAGCTGCCGATGGTCCGGCCGAAGACCTCGCGGGTCTTGGCGTACTGCAGGGTGTCCGTCACCATCCGCTCGGCCGCGCCCACCGCCACGGTGGCGATGCTCAGCCGCTCCCGGGGAAGCGCCGCCATCATGTAGGCGAGGCCCGCGTTCTCCTTGCCGATCAAATTGTCGGCCGGCACCCGGCAGTCGTCGAAGAACAGCTCGCAGGTGTCACTGGCGTGCCAGCCCAGCTTCTCCATGCGGCGCCCCCGCGTGAAACCCGGCGCGCCGCGCTCCACCACCAGCAGACTGATGCCCTGGGCGCCGCGCTCGGGAGCGGTCTTGGCGGCGACCACGATGACGTCGGAGTTCTCGCCGTTGGTGATGAACGTCTTCTGTCCGTTCAGGACATAGGAGTCGCCGTCGCGGACGGCCGTGGTGCGGATGTCGGCGACGTTGGAGCCGGCGTCGGGCTCACTCATCGCGATCGCCGCGACGAGCTCGCCCGAACACAGCCCGGGCAACCACCTCTTGCGCTGCTCGGCGGTGGTCCGCTGGTCGAGATAGGTGGCGATGATGTCGTTGTGGGCCACGAAACCGGGCGCCGTCGCCCGGGCCCACATGATCTCCTGCGACAGCACCGCGGGGTAGCGGTAGTCGGGCTCGCCGCCCCCGCCGTACTCGGGGTCCACGCCGATGCCGAGGAGCCCCGCCAGGCCGGCCTTGCGCCACACCTCCCGGTCCACGATGCCCTCCCGCTCCCAGCGGGCGTGGTGCGGCAGCACCTCCCGGTTCAAGAACTCCCGGCAGGTGACCCGGAACTGCTCGTGCTCGGCCTCGTACCGACTGCGTGCCATGCCGTCACCTCTGCCCGGGGTCGATGTCGTCGACGATGGTGGCCAGCGTGTCCTTGGGCCGCTGGACGGCGGCGAAGTGGCCGCCGTCGATCTCGACCCGGTGGACGTCGGCCGTGCTGTGCGCGGCCCACTGCCACACCTGTTCCGGCGGCGCGTAGACGTCCTGCCGGGCGGCGATCAGGGTGAGCGGGAAGTCCACCCGCAGCCCGCCCGCCTCCTGCGGGAACTCGGTCCGGACCACGTCGTCCTCGCGGAGCATGGCAAGCAACATCCGGCTCATCGTCGGGTTGGCGAGAACGGCGGCGGGGGTACCGCCGTCGGCGGCGGTCCTGGCGAGCAGTTCCTCGTCGGACACCGAGTCGAGCAGCGGGCCGGGCCGTTGGAGCGCGGGCGGCACCGCCCCGGACAGCACGGCCCGCTCCGGCGCGAGGCCCACCTGGCGGGTGACCTCCGCGGCCACCGCCAGGCTGGTGGTCGCGCCGAAGCTGTGCCCGAAGGTCGCCCAGCGCAGACCGGGGACCCGCTCCCGTTCCGTCAGCAGATCGGCCACCACCTGCTCGGCCATGCACCGTACGAGGGTGTGGAAGTTACCCGCTCCGCGTTCCTGGCGGCGGGTGCCACGGCCCGGCGCGTCCACGCCCCGCACCAGCAGGTGTGGCTCGCCCAGCGGCTGCCAGGCGCGGTAGACCAGGGAGGTCGCCCCGGCGTGCGGAAATCCGTAGAGCCGCACCGGAGGCCTTGATTGGGGTCGCACCGTCACTCCTTCGTGCTCCGGGCCAGCTTCTCAGCCAGCATCAGGGTGGTCAGATTGGTGGGCGCGCTGGGGATCACCGGGAAGAGCGAGGCATCGGCGATCCGCAGGTTCTCGGTGCCGTACACCCGTCCCTCCTGGTCGGTGACCGCTCCGGGATCGTCCTCGCGGCCCATCCGGCACGAACCGGCCGCGTGCCAGCCGGGGTTCATGATGTGGCGGACTCCGCTGCGCACGACCCCGTCGTTGGCGACCATCCGGTCGCTCCAGAACTGGGTCTTGGTCAGCCGGCTCGACAGGCCGGGGGAGCTCAGGAAGTTCCAGGTGCGGCGCACCCCATGGCACAGCCGCTCCACATCCTCGGGATCGGTGCCGATGCCCAACTCGATGACGGGTGAGGCGAGGGGATCGCGGCTGTCGAGGAAGACTCGGCCACGGGAGCGCGGACGCATCAGCATCACCGACATCCCGACGACCAGCGGCCAGCCGAGCCGGTCGGCGAAGCCGGGGATGGTGCGGCTCTCGACGTTGTTGAGCAGCCCCACCTGGATGTCCACGTCGTCGTCGAAGCCACTGCTCATCCTGGCCGCGACCTGACGCCAGGGCAGACCTGCGGTGCACACCCCGTCGGCCGGCTTGGACCAGATGACGACCGAGGGGTGGTCCACCAGATCGCGGCCCACCCCCGGCAGGTCCGCCACGGGCGCGATGTCCAGGGCCCGCAGAAGTGCGGCGCCGGCGACGCCCGAGCGTTGCAGGATGACGGGGGTGCCCACCGCCCCGGCGCTCAGGACGACATGGCGTGCCCGGATCGTGCTGAGCGTGCCGTCGGACTCGATCTCCACACCGACGGCCCGGTTCTTCTCGAACAGCACCCGGATGACCCGGACGCCGGTGCGCAGCTGGAGGTTGGGCAGATTGCGGGCGCCGTCGAGGAAGGCGGTGGCCGCGTCGATGCGTTCGCCGTCCACGGCGTTGCCGGGAATCGGGCCGACGCCCGCCTCATGGCCGTCGTTGAGGTCGGCGAGGTCGGTGACGCCCTGGCGGTTGCACTCCTCCCAGAACGCCGCGTCCAGCGGGTGCACGTCACCACGCGGGGTGCGGCTGATCGGCAGCGGCCCGCTGTCGCCGTGCAGCCGGCCGGGGAAGTCGGCGTCGTTCTCGATGTCCTTGTAGAAGGGCAGCACGCGCTCCCAGGACCAGTCCGGGTTGCCGGCGGCCTCCCAGGCGGCGAAGTCGCGGGGCAGGCCGCGCAGGGCGATGGCGCCATTGACGGCCGAACCCCCGCCGACGACCTTGCCGAGCTGATAGGGGAAGCGTTCCCACAGGGCCCGGTTCGCCACCCCGCCGCCGGCCGCCGCCGAACCCCCCGCGCCCTGCCCGACCAGGTCGTCAAAGCGGCTGCTTGTGCGCAGGTTGGCGCGGTAGTCCCAGTTGTGGCCGGCCAGGACGAGGCGTCCGGCGTCGGCCAGCGGGTGGGACCGGTCACGGGGGCGCGGCTGGTCGTCGCCGGCCTCGATGAGCAGGATGTCCCCGCAGTCCCGTGCGGCGAGCCGGGCGGCGGTCACGGCACCGGCGGAGCCCGCGCCGACGATCACGTACTCCCACTCGCGGGCCGGAGCGACGTCGTCATGGTGGGTGCTCACGCGGCGGACTCCTTGACACTCGCGATCAGTTCGGCGAACGACTCGATCGACGCGTTCATGAACAACCCCTCGACCATCTCCTGCTCCATGTCGGCCCCGATGCCGAACTCGGCGCGCAGATGGGCCAGCAGACCGACGGCGTGCAGGGAGTCGCCCCCGATGTCGAAGAAGCCCTCCTCGACCCCGAAGTCGCCGTGACCGAGCTGCTGGGACCAGAGCGCGAACAAGCGCTCCTCGACCCGGTCGCGCGGCGCCACCCGCGCGGACGCGGTGTCCGACGTCTCGTTCCACGGCGCGGGCAGCGCCTTGTGGTCGATCTTTCCGTTCGCCGTCAGGGGCAGGGTGTCAAGCGTCAAAAAGCGGCTGGGCACCATGTAGCCGGGCAGCAGGGCGGCCAGGGCCTCCCGCAGCACGGCCGGGTCCGGATCCGCGCCCGGCTCGGGCACCACGTAGGCGGCGATCTGCCGCTGCCCAGTACGGGCGTGGGCGGGCGCGGTGACGAGCGCGGTGCGCACACCGGGCTGGCGCAGCAGCGCGGCCTCGATCTCGCCCAGCTCGACCCGGTAGCCGTTGATCTTCACCTGGAAGTCCTCGCGGCCCAGGATCTCGATGTCACCGCCGGGCAGGTAGCGGCCGAGGTCGCCGGTGCGGTAGACGCGTTCCCCGGTGACCGGGTGGACCAGGAAGCGCTCGGCGGTGCGCTCGGGGTCGCCGAGATAGCCCTGGGCCACTCCGACGCCGCCGATGTGGATCTCGCCGGTGACCCCGACGGGGGACGGTTCGAGCCACTGGTTGAACACGTGCATGGTCTGGTTGGCCAGCGGCTTGCCATACGGAATGCTCGACCACTCGGGCGACACGTCCCCGATCGGGTGGTGGATCGACCAGATCGAGCCCTCGGTGGCGCCGCCGAGGCTGATCACCCGCATCGCGGGCAGCTTCTCGCGGATCCGGTTCGGCAGGTCCACCGGGATCCAGTCGCCGCTGAGCAGGGCCAGCCGCAGCCGGCAGCCGCGCGGCACTCCTTGTTCGCCGAGCGAGTCGACCCACATGCGCATCGGTGCGGGCACGCTGTTCCATATGGTGACGCCGTAGCGGCCGATCAGCTGCGACCAGTGGGCGATGTCGTTGCCGCGCGCGGGATCGGGCACCACCACGGTGCCGCCGGCGCCCAGGACACCGAAGAGGTCATAGACGGACAGGTCGAAGCCGGTCGGGGCGAGCGCCATCGTCCGGTCGTCCTCGCCGACGGAGAACCGCCGGTTGATGTCCTGCACGGTGTTGGCGGCGCTGCGGTGGGTGATCATCACCCCCTTGGGCTCGCCGGTGGAGCCCGAGGTGAAGATGACATAGGCCAGGTCGTCAGGGCCCTGCCGGCTCGCGGGCCGCTCGGCGGAACACTTGCGCGTTGCCTCGTCGTCCAGGGTGAGGACGCTCACCCCCTGCGGCCAGGCGAGCTCGTCCCGCAGGTCCGGCTCGGTGATCACGGCCCGCACGGAGCACCGGGCCAGCAGCTTCAGCCGCCGCTCCTCGGGCAGTTCCGGGTCGATGGCCACATAGGCGGCGCCGGAGTGCAGCACGCCGAGCAGCGCGGAGAACTGGGCGGCGCCCGGCCGCATCGACACGGCGACGATCTCGTTCGGCTCGGCGCCGAAGCTCTCGATGAGCCGGTGCGCGACGCGGTGCGCGTCCTCGGTGAGCGCGCGGTAGGTGGTCTCGGTGCCGGGCGTGATGACCGCGATGTGGCCGGGGCGGCGCGCGGCCGCTTCGGCGACGAGCTCGTGCAGCAGCGCCGGCGGGATGTCCTGGGCCGTGGCGTTGGCCCGCTCCCGCTCTTCGGCCTGCGCGCTCGGCAACGGCACGATCCCGCGCGTGGTCTCCCACACCGAGGCGTCGTCCACCAGCCGGCCCAGCAGCGTCACATACGCCTCGAACATGGCCTCAAGGGTGCCCTCGGGGAACAGACCCTCCACCGCGTTCCAGTTGACGCTGAGCCGGTCGTCGAGCTCCAGGATCTGGTTCTCCA comes from the Streptomyces finlayi genome and includes:
- a CDS encoding plasmid partition protein — its product is MLIANISPRSMGKTTDTGMMGHAFHEAGYRVQLWDADESEHLTQWSELAGFPFSVEHNASAKFAEEYTPLGEDGIDIVDVGHTENHPHIADSVLKVADLVIVHMEPSMADYQRVHQPRTSTPVKTMVGRSAFDRPSRTAPPMWVLLNRVRPNVRSEKEIRGLLADADYNVLTVKIPVLDDIKQATGFPVENAARGPFGELITEMQTRGWSKVPNTATASGECGLGVCSGSGGHGPGCVVGSVTSADGARCCGSGA
- a CDS encoding NAD(P)/FAD-dependent oxidoreductase, translated to MTGANNNTKDRTSYDVIVIGGGAGGLNTALVLARARRTVAVVDAGEPRNAPSAHMHSFLSRDGVPPSTVLEIGREEIARYGAVRIEGRVDQVEAGEDGGYVVRLEGGATLDARHVVLATGLRDELPEIPGVRAMWGEDVHFCPYCHGFEVRDRPIVVLGVHPASPGQALLLRQWSPHIVYVPHSQPLTDEERERMDARGVEVVEGPVSTLLRKEGRLYAVELADGRTLECAGVFLFPTMTPNDGAFDGLGCERNEQGWLVTDPAGRTSRPGLWAVGNVVDSRAQAVTAAGMGAQAAFYLNHDLVDEEIERDLAAHRAATGRASQTPVPAS
- a CDS encoding helix-turn-helix domain-containing protein is translated as MEQSLTIAQALSAVGPRLKRARTARGVTLAALSEATGISKSTLSRLEGGQRRPSLELLLPIAQAHRVPLDELVGAPEVGDPRVRLKAHAVNGNTVLPLTRQPGPLQSYKMVLPASRDTPELCTHEGYEWLYVLSGRLRLVLADHDLILEAGEVAEFETRLPHWFGSAGESPVEVLSLFGRQGERMHVRAHPTRPAPAPGG
- a CDS encoding acyl-CoA dehydrogenase family protein: MARSRYEAEHEQFRVTCREFLNREVLPHHARWEREGIVDREVWRKAGLAGLLGIGVDPEYGGGGEPDYRYPAVLSQEIMWARATAPGFVAHNDIIATYLDQRTTAEQRKRWLPGLCSGELVAAIAMSEPDAGSNVADIRTTAVRDGDSYVLNGQKTFITNGENSDVIVVAAKTAPERGAQGISLLVVERGAPGFTRGRRMEKLGWHASDTCELFFDDCRVPADNLIGKENAGLAYMMAALPRERLSIATVAVGAAERMVTDTLQYAKTREVFGRTIGSFQHTRFQLATMETELTIAQVFLDHCVAELNAGRFSVTDAAKVKWWTTELQVDIANRCLQIHGGYGYLKESPISREWANSRVQTIYGGTTEVMKELIGRSLGL
- a CDS encoding thioesterase II family protein encodes the protein MRPQSRPPVRLYGFPHAGATSLVYRAWQPLGEPHLLVRGVDAPGRGTRRQERGAGNFHTLVRCMAEQVVADLLTERERVPGLRWATFGHSFGATTSLAVAAEVTRQVGLAPERAVLSGAVPPALQRPGPLLDSVSDEELLARTAADGGTPAAVLANPTMSRMLLAMLREDDVVRTEFPQEAGGLRVDFPLTLIAARQDVYAPPEQVWQWAAHSTADVHRVEIDGGHFAAVQRPKDTLATIVDDIDPGQR
- a CDS encoding GMC family oxidoreductase, with translation MSTHHDDVAPAREWEYVIVGAGSAGAVTAARLAARDCGDILLIEAGDDQPRPRDRSHPLADAGRLVLAGHNWDYRANLRTSSRFDDLVGQGAGGSAAAGGGVANRALWERFPYQLGKVVGGGSAVNGAIALRGLPRDFAAWEAAGNPDWSWERVLPFYKDIENDADFPGRLHGDSGPLPISRTPRGDVHPLDAAFWEECNRQGVTDLADLNDGHEAGVGPIPGNAVDGERIDAATAFLDGARNLPNLQLRTGVRVIRVLFEKNRAVGVEIESDGTLSTIRARHVVLSAGAVGTPVILQRSGVAGAALLRALDIAPVADLPGVGRDLVDHPSVVIWSKPADGVCTAGLPWRQVAARMSSGFDDDVDIQVGLLNNVESRTIPGFADRLGWPLVVGMSVMLMRPRSRGRVFLDSRDPLASPVIELGIGTDPEDVERLCHGVRRTWNFLSSPGLSSRLTKTQFWSDRMVANDGVVRSGVRHIMNPGWHAAGSCRMGREDDPGAVTDQEGRVYGTENLRIADASLFPVIPSAPTNLTTLMLAEKLARSTKE
- a CDS encoding non-ribosomal peptide synthetase, with protein sequence MEDLFAQLRGQDGHPRLDDTRLPDLKPQPEHRHEPFPLTDIQQAYLIGRHRGLELGGISSQYYLEFDCPGLDVDQLTEALRKVVERHDALRTVAGPNQTQRVLAAHEVDPYIIRTTDLRGRDGAVQEAELAAIRAELTDQVLPVDRAPLFDIRATLLDGGRLRLHLAVDLLFLDMRGLYRLLGEWRRHYDEPSWSPEPLELSFRDYVLAQEELRGDTLGAEAEEYWTSRLDTLPPAPELPLAAAPEQLGTPRFVRHRAVLAPEHWAALRESAERHGLTPSGVLLAAYAEVVRAWSRRQEFTLTVTQFHRLGLHPQLGSVMGDFLAPSLLAVGGRAVETFEERARGLQHQALDDLAHSTHGGIRVLRDLARRRDDNRASMPVVFSSTLGAGAPDAGRLESFGDLVHDHSRTPQVWLENQILELDDRLSVNWNAVEGLFPEGTLEAMFEAYVTLLGRLVDDASVWETTRGIVPLPSAQAEERERANATAQDIPPALLHELVAEAAARRPGHIAVITPGTETTYRALTEDAHRVAHRLIESFGAEPNEIVAVSMRPGAAQFSALLGVLHSGAAYVAIDPELPEERRLKLLARCSVRAVITEPDLRDELAWPQGVSVLTLDDEATRKCSAERPASRQGPDDLAYVIFTSGSTGEPKGVMITHRSAANTVQDINRRFSVGEDDRTMALAPTGFDLSVYDLFGVLGAGGTVVVPDPARGNDIAHWSQLIGRYGVTIWNSVPAPMRMWVDSLGEQGVPRGCRLRLALLSGDWIPVDLPNRIREKLPAMRVISLGGATEGSIWSIHHPIGDVSPEWSSIPYGKPLANQTMHVFNQWLEPSPVGVTGEIHIGGVGVAQGYLGDPERTAERFLVHPVTGERVYRTGDLGRYLPGGDIEILGREDFQVKINGYRVELGEIEAALLRQPGVRTALVTAPAHARTGQRQIAAYVVPEPGADPDPAVLREALAALLPGYMVPSRFLTLDTLPLTANGKIDHKALPAPWNETSDTASARVAPRDRVEERLFALWSQQLGHGDFGVEEGFFDIGGDSLHAVGLLAHLRAEFGIGADMEQEMVEGLFMNASIESFAELIASVKESAA